Proteins encoded together in one Pleurocapsa sp. PCC 7319 window:
- a CDS encoding LysM peptidoglycan-binding domain-containing protein has translation MALEKAFIQPINGKFGGKNIGVLFNPTEYSLETSNQFQRTAVPGTATPATQFVSGNTQTLTMDLFFDSYEQGEDVRKYTRQITSLLDIDPALHAPPICQFHWGSLDFKATLEQVNQKFTLFLESGIPVRATLSVTFKEYKTLTEQLQGVRKESSDRTKRVTIKQGDSLWMVANKEYEDSSLWRPIANANNIDNPRILAVGKELIVPVLN, from the coding sequence ATGGCTCTAGAAAAAGCATTTATTCAGCCTATTAATGGCAAATTCGGTGGCAAAAATATAGGGGTTTTATTTAACCCAACTGAATATTCTCTGGAAACCAGCAATCAGTTTCAACGTACTGCCGTACCTGGAACAGCAACCCCTGCTACTCAGTTTGTCAGTGGTAATACTCAAACTCTAACTATGGACTTGTTTTTCGATTCCTACGAACAAGGAGAAGATGTTAGAAAATATACCAGACAAATAACTTCTTTACTAGATATCGATCCAGCCCTCCACGCTCCGCCAATTTGTCAATTTCATTGGGGTTCGCTCGATTTCAAAGCAACTTTAGAACAAGTCAATCAAAAATTCACCCTGTTTTTAGAATCAGGAATTCCCGTTAGAGCAACTCTCAGTGTCACTTTTAAAGAATATAAAACCCTAACGGAACAGTTACAAGGAGTAAGAAAAGAATCAAGCGATCGCACGAAAAGAGTAACTATCAAACAAGGAGATTCTCTTTGGATGGTAGCCAATAAAGAGTATGAAGATTCCAGTTTGTGGCGACCAATAGCTAACGCTAATAATATTGATAATCCTCGTATTTTAGCAGTAGGTAAAGAACTTATTGTCCCAGTTTTAAACTGA
- a CDS encoding phage late control D family protein, with product MDIVALEKKYQDLYAPTFEISIEGQNILQSGVEVTNVNVDNTLDGADTFSFTVFNAFDPINRELQSFVESVFSFDAEVEIKFGYGSQTKTIMLGIITAVKIDFPSGGSPQVEVSGFDLSYRMMKEKKPRSWNDKKDSEVIRNIAQEYQLTENIDDTGSQHEQIVKQEKENDFEFLNRLAERNYYEFFVFNKTLYFRKPQYRSAAIVTLEWQKSLVSFSPDFNIAERVFTIEVIGQNTEKKKNIVATAQIFNDEIAKIFINKAKRASQGRQTTEQLLKEQVKQPLKSEEHAKKLAQSILLKKHEDILKGSGESLGIPDIIAGTNIELIGLGSQFSNTYYIEQTNHSISNSGYKTTFNVKRVPNEDEIEVTTTITSLS from the coding sequence ATGGATATTGTAGCCTTAGAGAAAAAATATCAAGATTTATACGCTCCAACTTTTGAAATCTCGATCGAAGGACAGAATATTCTTCAGTCAGGAGTAGAGGTAACAAATGTCAATGTTGACAATACTTTGGATGGTGCTGATACTTTTTCTTTTACTGTTTTTAATGCCTTCGATCCGATTAATCGAGAACTACAATCCTTTGTTGAAAGTGTTTTTTCTTTTGATGCCGAAGTTGAAATTAAATTTGGCTATGGCAGTCAAACTAAAACTATTATGTTGGGCATAATCACTGCCGTGAAGATTGATTTTCCTAGTGGCGGTTCTCCTCAAGTAGAAGTTAGTGGTTTCGATCTTTCTTATCGGATGATGAAGGAAAAAAAACCTCGTTCTTGGAACGATAAAAAAGATAGCGAAGTTATACGAAATATAGCTCAAGAATATCAATTAACAGAAAATATTGATGATACCGGTTCACAACACGAGCAAATTGTCAAACAAGAAAAAGAAAATGATTTTGAATTTTTGAATAGATTAGCTGAAAGAAATTATTATGAGTTTTTTGTTTTCAACAAAACATTATATTTCCGCAAGCCTCAATATAGATCGGCAGCAATCGTAACTTTAGAATGGCAAAAAAGTCTTGTGAGTTTTAGTCCAGATTTTAATATTGCTGAGCGTGTCTTTACTATAGAAGTGATAGGACAAAATACCGAGAAAAAGAAAAATATTGTCGCCACAGCACAAATATTTAATGATGAAATTGCCAAAATATTTATCAATAAAGCTAAACGTGCTAGCCAAGGAAGACAAACAACCGAACAACTCTTAAAGGAACAAGTAAAGCAACCTTTAAAATCGGAAGAACACGCCAAAAAGTTGGCACAATCTATTCTATTAAAAAAACACGAAGATATTCTTAAAGGTAGCGGAGAATCTCTCGGCATTCCCGACATTATAGCTGGAACAAATATTGAATTAATAGGTTTGGGAAGTCAATTTAGCAATACTTATTACATCGAACAAACCAATCATAGTATTAGCAACTCTGGCTATAAAACAACTTTTAATGTCAAACGAGTTCCCAATGAAGACGAAATTGAAGTAACAACAACAATAACATCATTATCATGA
- a CDS encoding phage baseplate assembly protein V produces MNNLYNSLIQSQDNTNGASIPGVALATVTNISELSNGKVKVKFQWRKQGGNNDEIWARIIIANKGIEPLFEVHDVVLVAFEQGNFEYPFILGLIYPNLKDTEM; encoded by the coding sequence ATGAACAATTTATATAATTCTTTAATTCAATCTCAAGATAATACTAATGGAGCTTCAATTCCAGGAGTAGCTCTAGCAACAGTGACAAATATCTCGGAGCTAAGTAATGGAAAAGTAAAAGTCAAATTTCAATGGAGAAAACAGGGAGGAAATAATGATGAAATTTGGGCGCGCATTATTATTGCTAATAAAGGTATCGAGCCTCTGTTTGAAGTTCACGATGTTGTATTAGTGGCATTCGAGCAAGGTAATTTTGAATATCCTTTTATACTTGGTTTAATTTATCCGAATTTAAAAGATACAGAAATGTAA
- a CDS encoding GPW/gp25 family protein, with amino-acid sequence MSKEFLGIGWKFPIKIDSITGKIVMSEYEEDIRESIWIILATVKGERVMQPDFGCGIHNFVFATMSMTTMGLIESSVRESLIRWEPRIDLNEVNVLPIQDTLGKLDIEINYRVRTTNNEFNLVYPFYLQGG; translated from the coding sequence ATGTCTAAAGAATTTTTAGGAATAGGTTGGAAATTTCCCATAAAAATAGATAGTATCACGGGAAAAATAGTGATGTCTGAGTATGAAGAGGATATTCGAGAATCAATCTGGATTATTTTAGCTACTGTCAAAGGCGAGCGAGTGATGCAACCCGATTTTGGTTGTGGTATTCATAACTTTGTCTTTGCAACTATGAGTATGACAACGATGGGATTAATTGAGTCGAGCGTGCGTGAATCTTTAATCCGTTGGGAACCCAGAATTGATTTGAATGAAGTTAACGTTTTGCCGATTCAAGACACTTTAGGAAAGCTAGATATTGAAATAAACTATCGAGTTCGCACCACCAATAACGAATTTAATTTAGTTTATCCGTTTTATCTTCAAGGAGGATGA